In Vigna unguiculata cultivar IT97K-499-35 chromosome 3, ASM411807v1, whole genome shotgun sequence, a single genomic region encodes these proteins:
- the LOC114175891 gene encoding protein PXR1 encodes MACTIDFRCLDEGFGGKTYKRKREQQSQTHTDDVITGKDGVSLMDTDETVPPPAKRSALTSSENPDKPVYGQPSYDGVIAGKVSGRKWKQVRQRRASATQVSRKGTTFEQREREKMIKKAYKERMMELKEEIRLNKVEKRKKREEREKKKKENILKSGTKFQKITNPNTLKKIAKSKNRKQLRVVPDELLKK; translated from the coding sequence ATGGCCTGCACAATCGACTTTCGCTGCCTCGATGAGGGTTTCGGCGGCAAAACCTACAAGCGCAAGAGGGAGCAGCAGTCCCAAACGCACACTGATGACGTCATCACCGGCAAAGATGGCGTTTCTCTCATGGACACCGACGAGACCGTCCCGCCTCCGGCGAAGCGATCGGCGCTAACGTCGTCGGAGAATCCGGACAAGCCTGTGTACGGTCAGCCGAGCTACGACGGCGTGATTGCCGGTAAGGTATCCGGTCGGAAGTGGAAACAGGTGCGGCAGCGGAGGGCTTCGGCGACGCAGGTGAGCCGGAAAGGGACGACTTTCGAGCagagggagagggagaagaTGATTAAGAAGGCGTACAAAGAGAGGATGATGGAGCTGAAGGAGGAGATTCGGTTGAACAAGGTGGAGAAGCGGAAGAAAAGAGAGGAaagggagaagaagaagaaagagaatatTCTCAAATCTGGAACCAAGTTCCAGAAGATTACCAACCCTAACACCTTGAAGAAGATTGCCAAATCGAAAAACCGGAAGCAGCTTAGGGTTGTTCCTGATGAATTGCTCAAGAAATAG
- the LOC114178330 gene encoding kinesin-like protein KIN-14E isoform X1: MITDVPPSMVPNGRSSRYSFGSSNGNDDTPAHNGAAVINVDDYDSDSSNFAPPTPSTTSMAVPAELAGAVPLINRFQVDGFLKLMQKQIQSAGKRGFFSKRSVGPQVREKVTFEDMLSFQKDPIPTSLLKLNVDLVSRATKLFQIILKYMGIDASDRVTPISLDERVELVGKLYKQNLKRPELRDELFVQISKQTRNNPERQYLIKAWELMYLCASSMSPSKDISSYLSEYIHNVANGVATDSEIQVLALNSLNALKHSVKAGPRHIIPGREEIEALLTGRKLTTIVFFLDETFEEIAYDMSTTVSDAVQELAGLIKLSAYSSFSLFECRKVVTGSKAPDVGNEEYIGLDENKYIGDLLAEFKVAKDRSKGEILHCKLIFKKKLFRESDEAVTEPMFVQLSYVQLQHDYILGNYPIGRDDAAQLSALQILAEIGFLSTPESCTDWNSLLERFLPRQISMTRAKREWEYDIISRYRSLENLTKDDARQQFLRILRALPYGNSVFFNVRKIDDPIGLLPGRIILGINKRGIHFFRPVPKEYLHSAELRDIMQFGSSNTAVFFKMRVAGVLHIFQFETKQGEEICVALQTHINDVMLRRYSKARSAAGAGSLNGAIPNNSSKPPNMELYEKRVQDLSKLIEESQKNADQLLEELRVKQRQEEKMQEELDGLKESLKADKQNLDSVTRDRDRLRSLCNAKDKELQQAAILDKRNMESRMAKLNNAVIEKTAKKDLADAGSRQVTQKLEDELKVCKYELFAANETIKSLKNEIMILEQNLSALEKRNAGEISSLQWKLEQERKAVKSEAYELERKLEGCRQELLAAKATISAKDSELVSMQNNLKELEELREMKEDIDRKNEQTAAILKMQGAQLAEMETLYKEEQVLRKRYFNVIEDMKGKIRVYCRLRPLNEKEIAEKERKALTAVDEFTVEYPWKDDKPKQYIYDRVFDAVATQESVFEDTKYLVQSAVDGYNVCIFAYGQTGSGKTFTIYGSDNNPGLTPRAIAELFRILRRDNNKYSFSLKTYMVELYQDTLIDLLAPKNGKHLKLDIKKDSTGMVVVENVTVMSISTIEELNTIIQRGSERRHISGTQMNDESSRSHLILSIVIESTNLQSQSVARGKLSFVDLAGSERVKKSGSTGSQLKEAQSINKSLSALADVISALSSGGQHTPYRNHKLTMLMSDSLGGNAKTLMFVNVSPAESNLDETHNSLMYASRVRSIVNDPSKNVSSKEIARLKKLVAYWKQQAGKGPEFEDLEEIQDERPTKENGSGNR; the protein is encoded by the exons ATGATCACTGATGTGCCCCCATCTATGGTTCCAAACGGTAGGTCAAGCAGATATTCCTTTGGCTCTAGCAATGGCAATGATGATACCCCTGCACACAACGGTGCCGCTGTTATCAATGTTGATGACTATGATAGTGATAGCTCCAATTTTGCCCCACC CACGCCATCAACTACTTCAATGGCTGTTCCTGCAGAGCTCGCTGGAGCTGTACCCTTGATCAACAGATTCCAG GTGGAtggatttttaaaattgatgcaGAAGCAAATTCAATCCGCTGGGAAACGTggatttttttctaaaagatcTGTAGGTCCTCAAGTTCGAGAAAAAGTTACATTTGAGGATATGTTGAGTTTTCAAAAG GATCCAATTCCAACATCATTGCTCAAGTTAAATGTTGATTTAGTAAGCCGGGCGacaaaattattccaaataattttgaaatacatgGGAATTGATGCATCTGATCGAGTAACTCCTATAAGCTTAGATGAACGGGTTGAACTTGTAGGGAAACTATACAAGCAAAATTTGAAACGACCAGAACTACGAGATGAACTTTTTGTTCAGATATCAAAGCAGACAAGAAATAACCCTGAGAG gCAATACTTGATTAAAGCTTGGGAGCTGATGTATTTATGTGCATCCTCAATGTCTCCTAGTAAAGACATTAGCAGTTACCTATCAGAATACATTCATAACGTAGCAAATGGTGTGGCTACTGATTCCGAGATCCAAGTCCTTGCATTAAATTCATTAAATGCTTTGAAGCATTCTGTCAAGGCTGGTCCCAGACATATAATTCCTGGGCGTGAGGAGATTGAAGCTCTGTTGACCGGGAGAAAGCTTACAACAATAGTGTTCTTTCTAGATGAAACATTTGAAGAAATTGCATATGACATGTCAACCACAGTTTCTGATGCTGTTCAG GAACTTGCAGGGCTCATTAAACTATCAGCATACTCCAGCTTTAGTCTATTTGAATGTCGTAAAGTTGTTACTGGCTCCAAAGCACCTGATGTTGGGAATG AGGAGTACATTGGGTTAGATGAGAACAAATATATTGGGGATCTGCTGGCAGAATTCAAAGTTGCGAAGGATCGAAGTAAAGGAGAAATCTTGCACTGTAAATTGATATTCAAGAAAAAGTTATTTCGGGAGTCAGATGAAGCTGTGACAGAACCAATGTTTGTGCAATTGTCTTACGTACAA CTGCAACATGATTATATTTTGGGCAATTACCCTATTGGAAGAGATGATGCCGCTCAGCTTTCTGCTCTACAAATCTTGGCTGAGATTGGTTTTCTTAGCACACCAGAATCATGCAC TGACTGGAATTCACTTCTTGAGCGTTTCCTGCCAAGACAGATTTCAATGACACGAGCAAAACGGGAATGGGAGTATGACATTATTTCTCGTTATCGTTCGTTG GAAAATCTGACAAAAGATGATGCGCGGCAACAATTTCTGCGTATATTGAGAGCACTTCCTTATGGAAATTCTGTTTTCTTCAATGTTCGCAAGATTGATGACCCTATTGGACTCTTACCTGGTCGGATAATTTTGGGAATTAATAAAAGAGGG ATTCATTTTTTCCGCCCAGTTCCTAAGGAATATTTGCACTCGGCTGAGTTGAGAGACATAATGCAATTTGGGAGCAGCAATACTGCGGTCTTTTTTAAAATGAGAGTTGCAGGAGTTCTCCACATATTCCAGTTTGAAACCAAGCAG GGAGAGGAAATTTGTGTAGCTCTTCAGACTCATATAAATGATGTAATGCTGCGCCGCTATTCGAAAGCACGATCTGCTGCTGGTGCTGGTTCTTTGAATGGAGCTATTCCTAATAATTCTTCTAAACCTCCAAATATGGAATTATATGAGAAGCGTGTCCAAGACTTGTCAAAACTAATTGAAGAATCTCAGAAAAATGCTGATCAA TTGCTTGAAGAATTACGTGTGAAGCAAAGACAAGAAGAGAAAATGCAAGAAGAATTGGATGGCTTGAAAGAATCCCTAAAAGCTGATAAGCAAAATCTAGATTCTGTTACACGTGACCGTGATAGACTTAGATCATTATGCAATGCAAAAGATAAGGAACTACAG CAGGCTGCTATTCTAGACAAAAGGAATATGGAATCCAGGATGGCCAAGTTAAATAATGCGGTGATAGAGAAAACTGCCAAAAAGGATCTTGCTGATGCTGGAAGTAGACAA GTGACTCAAAAGCTTGAAGATGAGCTAAAAGTTTGTAAATATGAGCTGTTTGCAGCCAATGAGACTATCAAAAGcttgaaaaatgaaataatgatTTTGGAACAGAATTTGTCTGCCCTTGAAAAGAGGAATGCCGGAGAG ATTAGTTCCCTTCAATGGAAACTTGAGCAAGAACGCAAAGCTGTTAAGTCTGAAGCATACGAGCTTGAAAGAAAGCTAGAAGGGTGTAGACAAGAATTATTGGCTGCTAAGGCAACTATTTCAGCCAAGGACTCTGAGTTGGTttcaatgcaaaataatttgaaGGAACTAGAAGAATTGAGAGAAATGAAAGAG GATATTGACAGAAAGAATGAACAGACAGCTGCCATACTGAAAATGCAAGGAGCTCAATTAGCTGAAATGGAAACACTTTATAAGGAAGAACAAGTTTTAAGGAAGCGCTATTTTAATGTAATAGAAG ACATGAAAGGCAAGATTAGAGTTTACTGTCGACTAAGGCCTCTCAATGAGAAAGAGATCgctgagaaagaaagaaaagctcTCACTGCAGTAGATGAGTTTACAGTGGAATATCCATGGAAAGATGACAAGCCAAAGCAGTACATATATGACCGTGTTTTTGATGCTGTTGCAACTCAAGAAAGTGTATTTGAGGATACAAAG TATTTGGTGCAATCTGCTGTAGATGGTTATAATGTTTGCATATTTGCTTATGGTCAAACCGGCTCTGGAAAGACATTTACAATCTATGGATCAGACAACAACCCTGGGCTTACCCCTCGTGCAATTGCAGaactttttagaattttaagaaGAGATAATAACAAGTACTCATTTTCCTTGAAG ACATACATGGTGGAATTGTATCAAGATACCCTCATAGATCTTTTGGCACCAAAGAAtggaaaacatttaaaattggATATCAAGAAGGATTCGACG GGAATGGTAGTTGTGGAAAATGTGACAGTTATGTCAATTTCTACAATTGAAGAATTGAATACCATAATACAAAGAGGATCTGAGCGGCGACATATATCAGGAACCCAAATGAATGATGAAAGTTCAAGATCTCATCTCATTCTATCAATTGTAATTGAAAGTACCAACCTTCAAAGTCAGTCAGTTGCAAGGGGAAAG CTGAGTTTTGTGGATCTTGCTGGTTCAGAACGAGTGAAAAAGTCAGGTTCTACGGGGAGTCAGCTGAAGGAAGCTCAAAGCATTAACAAGTCATTATCAGCACTTGCAGATGTTATCAGTGCTTTGTCTTCTGGTGGTCAACACACACCATACAGGAATCACAAGTTAACCATGTTGATGAGTGATTCACTTGGTGGTAATGCCAAAACTCTAATGTTTGTGAATGTTTCTCCAGCAGAATCAAATTTGGATGAGACACATAACTCTCTCAT GTATGCATCCCGAGTCAGATCCATTGTGAATGACCCCAGCAAGAATGTTTCTTCAAAGGAGATAGCAAGGCTGAAGAAGTTGGTTGCATATTGGAAACAGCAAGCTGGTAAAGGACCTGAGTTTGAAGACTTAGAAGAAATTCAAGATGAAAGGCCAACTAAAGAAAATGGTAGTGGCAATAGGTAA
- the LOC114178330 gene encoding kinesin-like protein KIN-14E isoform X2, which yields MITDVPPSMVPNGRSSRYSFGSSNGNDDTPAHNGAAVINVDDYDSDSSNFAPPTPSTTSMAVPAELAGAVPLINRFQVDGFLKLMQKQIQSAGKRGFFSKRSVGPQVREKVTFEDMLSFQKDPIPTSLLKLNVDLVSRATKLFQIILKYMGIDASDRVTPISLDERVELVGKLYKQNLKRPELRDELFVQISKQTRNNPERQYLIKAWELMYLCASSMSPSKDISSYLSEYIHNVANGVATDSEIQVLALNSLNALKHSVKAGPRHIIPGREEIEALLTGRKLTTIVFFLDETFEEIAYDMSTTVSDAVQELAGLIKLSAYSSFSLFECRKVVTGSKAPDVGNEEYIGLDENKYIGDLLAEFKVAKDRSKGEILHCKLIFKKKLFRESDEAVTEPMFVQLSYVQLQHDYILGNYPIGRDDAAQLSALQILAEIGFLSTPESCTDWNSLLERFLPRQISMTRAKREWEYDIISRYRSLENLTKDDARQQFLRILRALPYGNSVFFNVRKIDDPIGLLPGRIILGINKRGIHFFRPVPKEYLHSAELRDIMQFGSSNTAVFFKMRVAGVLHIFQFETKQGEEICVALQTHINDVMLRRYSKARSAAGAGSLNGAIPNNSSKPPNMELYEKRVQDLSKLIEESQKNADQLLEELRVKQRQEEKMQEELDGLKESLKADKQNLDSVTRDRDRLRSLCNAKDKELQAAILDKRNMESRMAKLNNAVIEKTAKKDLADAGSRQVTQKLEDELKVCKYELFAANETIKSLKNEIMILEQNLSALEKRNAGEISSLQWKLEQERKAVKSEAYELERKLEGCRQELLAAKATISAKDSELVSMQNNLKELEELREMKEDIDRKNEQTAAILKMQGAQLAEMETLYKEEQVLRKRYFNVIEDMKGKIRVYCRLRPLNEKEIAEKERKALTAVDEFTVEYPWKDDKPKQYIYDRVFDAVATQESVFEDTKYLVQSAVDGYNVCIFAYGQTGSGKTFTIYGSDNNPGLTPRAIAELFRILRRDNNKYSFSLKTYMVELYQDTLIDLLAPKNGKHLKLDIKKDSTGMVVVENVTVMSISTIEELNTIIQRGSERRHISGTQMNDESSRSHLILSIVIESTNLQSQSVARGKLSFVDLAGSERVKKSGSTGSQLKEAQSINKSLSALADVISALSSGGQHTPYRNHKLTMLMSDSLGGNAKTLMFVNVSPAESNLDETHNSLMYASRVRSIVNDPSKNVSSKEIARLKKLVAYWKQQAGKGPEFEDLEEIQDERPTKENGSGNR from the exons ATGATCACTGATGTGCCCCCATCTATGGTTCCAAACGGTAGGTCAAGCAGATATTCCTTTGGCTCTAGCAATGGCAATGATGATACCCCTGCACACAACGGTGCCGCTGTTATCAATGTTGATGACTATGATAGTGATAGCTCCAATTTTGCCCCACC CACGCCATCAACTACTTCAATGGCTGTTCCTGCAGAGCTCGCTGGAGCTGTACCCTTGATCAACAGATTCCAG GTGGAtggatttttaaaattgatgcaGAAGCAAATTCAATCCGCTGGGAAACGTggatttttttctaaaagatcTGTAGGTCCTCAAGTTCGAGAAAAAGTTACATTTGAGGATATGTTGAGTTTTCAAAAG GATCCAATTCCAACATCATTGCTCAAGTTAAATGTTGATTTAGTAAGCCGGGCGacaaaattattccaaataattttgaaatacatgGGAATTGATGCATCTGATCGAGTAACTCCTATAAGCTTAGATGAACGGGTTGAACTTGTAGGGAAACTATACAAGCAAAATTTGAAACGACCAGAACTACGAGATGAACTTTTTGTTCAGATATCAAAGCAGACAAGAAATAACCCTGAGAG gCAATACTTGATTAAAGCTTGGGAGCTGATGTATTTATGTGCATCCTCAATGTCTCCTAGTAAAGACATTAGCAGTTACCTATCAGAATACATTCATAACGTAGCAAATGGTGTGGCTACTGATTCCGAGATCCAAGTCCTTGCATTAAATTCATTAAATGCTTTGAAGCATTCTGTCAAGGCTGGTCCCAGACATATAATTCCTGGGCGTGAGGAGATTGAAGCTCTGTTGACCGGGAGAAAGCTTACAACAATAGTGTTCTTTCTAGATGAAACATTTGAAGAAATTGCATATGACATGTCAACCACAGTTTCTGATGCTGTTCAG GAACTTGCAGGGCTCATTAAACTATCAGCATACTCCAGCTTTAGTCTATTTGAATGTCGTAAAGTTGTTACTGGCTCCAAAGCACCTGATGTTGGGAATG AGGAGTACATTGGGTTAGATGAGAACAAATATATTGGGGATCTGCTGGCAGAATTCAAAGTTGCGAAGGATCGAAGTAAAGGAGAAATCTTGCACTGTAAATTGATATTCAAGAAAAAGTTATTTCGGGAGTCAGATGAAGCTGTGACAGAACCAATGTTTGTGCAATTGTCTTACGTACAA CTGCAACATGATTATATTTTGGGCAATTACCCTATTGGAAGAGATGATGCCGCTCAGCTTTCTGCTCTACAAATCTTGGCTGAGATTGGTTTTCTTAGCACACCAGAATCATGCAC TGACTGGAATTCACTTCTTGAGCGTTTCCTGCCAAGACAGATTTCAATGACACGAGCAAAACGGGAATGGGAGTATGACATTATTTCTCGTTATCGTTCGTTG GAAAATCTGACAAAAGATGATGCGCGGCAACAATTTCTGCGTATATTGAGAGCACTTCCTTATGGAAATTCTGTTTTCTTCAATGTTCGCAAGATTGATGACCCTATTGGACTCTTACCTGGTCGGATAATTTTGGGAATTAATAAAAGAGGG ATTCATTTTTTCCGCCCAGTTCCTAAGGAATATTTGCACTCGGCTGAGTTGAGAGACATAATGCAATTTGGGAGCAGCAATACTGCGGTCTTTTTTAAAATGAGAGTTGCAGGAGTTCTCCACATATTCCAGTTTGAAACCAAGCAG GGAGAGGAAATTTGTGTAGCTCTTCAGACTCATATAAATGATGTAATGCTGCGCCGCTATTCGAAAGCACGATCTGCTGCTGGTGCTGGTTCTTTGAATGGAGCTATTCCTAATAATTCTTCTAAACCTCCAAATATGGAATTATATGAGAAGCGTGTCCAAGACTTGTCAAAACTAATTGAAGAATCTCAGAAAAATGCTGATCAA TTGCTTGAAGAATTACGTGTGAAGCAAAGACAAGAAGAGAAAATGCAAGAAGAATTGGATGGCTTGAAAGAATCCCTAAAAGCTGATAAGCAAAATCTAGATTCTGTTACACGTGACCGTGATAGACTTAGATCATTATGCAATGCAAAAGATAAGGAACTACAG GCTGCTATTCTAGACAAAAGGAATATGGAATCCAGGATGGCCAAGTTAAATAATGCGGTGATAGAGAAAACTGCCAAAAAGGATCTTGCTGATGCTGGAAGTAGACAA GTGACTCAAAAGCTTGAAGATGAGCTAAAAGTTTGTAAATATGAGCTGTTTGCAGCCAATGAGACTATCAAAAGcttgaaaaatgaaataatgatTTTGGAACAGAATTTGTCTGCCCTTGAAAAGAGGAATGCCGGAGAG ATTAGTTCCCTTCAATGGAAACTTGAGCAAGAACGCAAAGCTGTTAAGTCTGAAGCATACGAGCTTGAAAGAAAGCTAGAAGGGTGTAGACAAGAATTATTGGCTGCTAAGGCAACTATTTCAGCCAAGGACTCTGAGTTGGTttcaatgcaaaataatttgaaGGAACTAGAAGAATTGAGAGAAATGAAAGAG GATATTGACAGAAAGAATGAACAGACAGCTGCCATACTGAAAATGCAAGGAGCTCAATTAGCTGAAATGGAAACACTTTATAAGGAAGAACAAGTTTTAAGGAAGCGCTATTTTAATGTAATAGAAG ACATGAAAGGCAAGATTAGAGTTTACTGTCGACTAAGGCCTCTCAATGAGAAAGAGATCgctgagaaagaaagaaaagctcTCACTGCAGTAGATGAGTTTACAGTGGAATATCCATGGAAAGATGACAAGCCAAAGCAGTACATATATGACCGTGTTTTTGATGCTGTTGCAACTCAAGAAAGTGTATTTGAGGATACAAAG TATTTGGTGCAATCTGCTGTAGATGGTTATAATGTTTGCATATTTGCTTATGGTCAAACCGGCTCTGGAAAGACATTTACAATCTATGGATCAGACAACAACCCTGGGCTTACCCCTCGTGCAATTGCAGaactttttagaattttaagaaGAGATAATAACAAGTACTCATTTTCCTTGAAG ACATACATGGTGGAATTGTATCAAGATACCCTCATAGATCTTTTGGCACCAAAGAAtggaaaacatttaaaattggATATCAAGAAGGATTCGACG GGAATGGTAGTTGTGGAAAATGTGACAGTTATGTCAATTTCTACAATTGAAGAATTGAATACCATAATACAAAGAGGATCTGAGCGGCGACATATATCAGGAACCCAAATGAATGATGAAAGTTCAAGATCTCATCTCATTCTATCAATTGTAATTGAAAGTACCAACCTTCAAAGTCAGTCAGTTGCAAGGGGAAAG CTGAGTTTTGTGGATCTTGCTGGTTCAGAACGAGTGAAAAAGTCAGGTTCTACGGGGAGTCAGCTGAAGGAAGCTCAAAGCATTAACAAGTCATTATCAGCACTTGCAGATGTTATCAGTGCTTTGTCTTCTGGTGGTCAACACACACCATACAGGAATCACAAGTTAACCATGTTGATGAGTGATTCACTTGGTGGTAATGCCAAAACTCTAATGTTTGTGAATGTTTCTCCAGCAGAATCAAATTTGGATGAGACACATAACTCTCTCAT GTATGCATCCCGAGTCAGATCCATTGTGAATGACCCCAGCAAGAATGTTTCTTCAAAGGAGATAGCAAGGCTGAAGAAGTTGGTTGCATATTGGAAACAGCAAGCTGGTAAAGGACCTGAGTTTGAAGACTTAGAAGAAATTCAAGATGAAAGGCCAACTAAAGAAAATGGTAGTGGCAATAGGTAA